From the Lacipirellulaceae bacterium genome, the window CTCACCTCAGCCTGTTTCGCGGCATCGATTTGTTGGTTGAGACCAGACATAGTTCCCCAATCAAGCGGCCAGGGCTAGTGAGTAGATCCTTGCGGGAGAATTTATTGCACGCGCATCAATTATACCACACGCCAGATTCTCAAGAAAACGCCCCGCAAAGTGTGCCACTGCTGGCTTGTCGCGTACCGCCGACCGAAGTCGGTTTGGTCGAGAGTACCAGCCTCCCCGCAATCGCCTGCAGAAACGCTGACCAGCAGTGCGCGAGGATGCCGGCAACGCAAGAGGGGGCCAAAACTCTTGGTAACGCTCAACCGGCGGCTTCTTAGATGGCACTGGAAGGAAAAAACCTGAGTGGGGTGCCATCAATTTGTGACGTTGGAAATCCGATCTATTCGAAAATTCTTAACCTCGTCATTCTCAGTCTCTCGGCAACGCAATGACCTCCCCAAAACTGAGAGAGGAATAACGCGCCGCCTCTTACAACTTCCGTCTGACTTCGTGTAATCAAACTCAATTTCTCTGTAGCAAGAGTTGGTCTGAAATAGTTTCTCAATTTCCTCTATTGGCAATTTGCCATTAATCGCTTTGATGAGGGCGGCAGGAGGAATTCTGTGTCTGCTAGCAAAGCCTTGCCTTGGAAATTGCAGGCCGTCGCTATGCGCTTTTCGCATAATAATCCTTCGCAATGCAGAGTTGTCGCGTGCCAATTCCCTCTCGATTAATTCCTTAAGCTGCGATCGAGAGAATATCTTTGACGACAGCCAGGCCTCACCTGTGTGTTTGGATGCAACATTCATCCTGAAATCGGTGCCGACTAAACATACGCCTTTCCTTGAGTGGTTCACGTCAATTACTGAGATTTCATCTGCTTCTAAAGCACATGAAACATCAACGCACACTTGAAGGACCGTGACCCGACTTCCACCCGGCGTACGAATCGGCTCTGAGAGCCTTATGGTTTCGTCCGGCATGTACGATTCGACGGAATATTGCTTGCCACTTCTCCAAGGCCAGATTTGCTTTAGATATTTGAGCACCTGGATTATGCCTAACGCTGTGGTATTACTCGCTGCATTTATTCTGGCTAGGAATCAAGCGTTCGCTCAGAATGGTCGCCAAGCGTGCCGCACAGAAAACACCGCCACCGGTATCGGGAGCGATGCTCCGATGGTTGGTCCTGAGTCCTTTTCCAGGTCGTGAATGTGTTGCTTGCAGAGTGCCATTGTTTACGCTGACTGTTCTACAATCATTCCTTCAATTCATTGAACAACCCAAGTTGTAGGACAGTATGAGCAGCTTGCGGACTCATATCATCCGCGTGCAAATTGTGTTCTGCATAAAGAACATCTTTGACTAGTTCTGCAGGAAATCTTTTGTGCTGGGCCTTCACTCGTGCTATTCCTATCCATACCTTTTTTTGCAGTCTGAAAACGTATTGTAGATTTCCTTCACGGTCCTTCCACATTAAAGCACCGTGTTCGATTCCGACGGTATTTGGATTGCGAAACCATTCCGATCCCTCAGGATGATCCACACACTTTTATACAATCGAATTGCACAAACACCTACGCTCGTAACTTCTCTCACCTCGTCGCATGTTGTATTCCTTATATTGTCTAGTTGCCATTGAACAGAAACGAGGGGCGAACCGCTCACACGATTCGCCCCTCGTTCAAACTTTCCGATTTCTAACGAGCGCTTAGCGCCCAACAACTACCAACCTCAACTACACCCCATCGAGTTCCCACAGTTGTGGCATAGGTAGCAGTTTCCGTTTCGCACCGTGATGCTGCCGCAGTTGTCGCAACTGGGGGCGTCGGTTTGGAAGCCGGCAAATTGTTCGCTGCGGGCACCCATCGCACCCTTCGCCTCAGGCTTGTCGTCTTTGACGAGCACGCCGGCGCGTTCGAGCAGGCGTTGGCTGTAGCCGCCCGCCAACGAACCGTTTCCGTTCCCGTTAGAACTGCCGTTGGTCGAACCGTTGGCGTGGCCATTGGTGCCGTTGGCGGAACCGTTCTTCGCGGGGGATGATCCCACGCCAGAGGCGTGGGCTACAGTTGCGGTAGCGTCGGTCGAATCCTGACCACTCTTAGGCCCGCCTTCCTTCTTGGCGACGGGCCGGCTCTCGGTTTCGCTGTCGTCCTTGGTGTTGGAGGACGAACCGGAAGGCGATCCCCCGGCAGAGCCGGAGGCTACGGGGTCGGCAGGAAGCCCTAAACTCGCTTCGCGATACCCGGGCAGGAATGTGATGCCCAGCCAACGGAAGATATAATCAATGAGGCTCTTGGCGATCCGGATGTCCGGGTTCTTCGTGTGGCCTTGCGGCTCGAACCGCATGTGGCTGAACTTGCGGACGTAATCTTCCAGCGGCACGCCGTACTGCAGGCTCATCGAAACGGCCGTGCCGAAGGCGTCCATCAGGCCGCCGATGGTGCTTCCTTCCTTAGCCATTGTGATGAACAACTCACCCGGGCGGCCATCGGCGAACATGCCGACGGTGATGTAGCCCTCGTGGCCAGCGACGCTAAACTTGTGCGTCTTGCTGTCGCGGGTGTCAGGCAGGCGTTCGCGACGAGGCTTCGCAGCGAGTGCCGCTTCCTTCTCCTTCGCTTTGTCAGCCTCAGTGCCGGTGTTCAGCGGCTGGCTATCCTTCGAGCCGTCGCGGTAGATGGCCAAGGCCTTGAGGCCGAGCTTCCAACCATCGACATACGCTTGGCCGATTTCCTCGGGCGTTGTGTCACGCGGCATGTTGACCGTCTTCGAGATCGCCCCGGAGAGGAACGGCTGAGCGGCGGCCATCATCGTGACGTGTGCTTGCCAAGGAATGCTGCGAACGCCGTTGCGCGGGGTGAACGCACAATCGAACACGGGAAGATGCTCCGCGTGCAAGTCGCTGGCCCCTTCGATCGTGTCTTCCTTCTCGATGTAGTCGAGAATCGATTCGATCTCCGGCTGATCGTAGCCGAGGGTTTCCAGCGCCTTGGGCACCGTCTGGTTGACGATCTTCAGCATGCCGCCACCGGCGAGCTGCTTGTACTTCACCAGCGCGATGTCCGGCTCGATGCCGGTGGTGTCGCAATCCATCATGAAGCTGATCGTGCCGGTCGGGGCGAGAACCGTCGCCTGAGCGTTGCGGTAACCGTGTGCCCGACCTGCGGCGAGGACTTGCTCCCACGTGTTGCGAGCTTCGTCGACCAAGTAGTCGGGGCACTCCTCGTTGATCTTCTCGACCGCGTCGCGATGCATGTGCATGACGCGAAGCATCGGGTCGCGGTTTTCTTCGAATGCCTCGAATGGACCAACCGCTTCGGCCAGTTCCGCACTGGTGAGGTTCGCTTGCCCGTGCAGCAGCGAAGTGATCGCTCCGCACACGCCTCGACCGGCGTCCGAATCGTAAGCCAGCCCGTTGCTCATCAGCACGCTGCCCAGGTTGGAGTAACCCAAGCCGAGCGGACGGAACAAGTGGCTGTTGCGGGCGATGTCTTCAGTTGGATAGCTGGCGTGATCGACCAGAATTTCCTGAGCGATGAAGAACAACCGGCAAGCCTTCTTGAAGCCGGCGGCGTCGAAGGTGCCATCCTCATGGCGGAACTTCATCAGGTTGATGCTCGCCAGGTTGCAAGCCGTGTCGTCGAGGAACATGTACTCGCTGCACGGGTTGCTGGCGTTGATCCGCCCGCTGTTGGGGCAGGTGTGCCAGTTGTTGATCGTCGTGTCGTACTGCACGCCGGGGTCGCCACAGTGCCAAGCACAGTCGGCCATGCGATCGACGATGTCTTGAGCCTGATAGGTCGGGCCTTCCTTGCTGTTGTCGGTGACCCAACGCGTGGTCCAGGATTCACCCTTCTCAACGGCTTGCATGAAGTCGTCGGTGAGGCGGACCGAAAGGTTCGCGTTTTGGAACATGATCGAGCTGTAGGCTTCGCCATTGAAGTTACTCTCGTACCCACCTTTTTGGATCAGCACGTGAGCCTTCTGCTCTTCCTTCCACTTGCACTCGATGAACTCCATCACGTCTGGGTGCCAGACCTTGATCGACTGCATCTTGGCCGCACGACGGGTTTTGCCACCGCTCTTCACGACGGCAGCGATTTGATCGTAAACCCGCATGAAGGAAAGCGGCCCGGAAGGATTCCCGCCGCCGGCGAGCTTCTCACGATGCGAACGAAGCGTCGAAAGGTCCGTGCCTGTGCCGGAACCGAACTTGAACAACATGGCCTCGCTGCGGGCGAGCTCCATAATGTCTTCCATGTTGTCGTCGACATGCTGAATGAAGCAGGCGGAACCTTGCGGATACTCGTACGGGTTCTCGGGCTGCACGACTTGTTCGGTCTGTGGATCCCAACGCCAGTTGCACTTCGCACCCTTCACGCCGTACTGATGGAACAGACCGACGTTGAACCACACGGGCGAATTGAACGCCCCGTGCTGGTGGAGGCACAACCAGGAGAGGTCGCGGTAGAAACGCTCAGCATCCTCATTGCTGGCGAAGTAACCGTCCTCAAGGCCCCAGTCGGTGATCGTGCGCGTGACGCGATGCACGAGTTGGCGAACGCTGTACTCGCGCTCGTCGCTGCCGACTTCACCGTAAAAGTACTTGCTGCAGATAACATTGGTCGCGAGCTGCGACCAGAAGTCGGGAACTTCGCAGTTGGTTTGCTCAAACAGCACGCCGCCGTTTTCGTCTTTGATCGCGGCTGAGCGGACTTCCCACTTCACCGTGTCAAACGGATCGCTGACCCCTTCAGGACAAAAGTCGCGGTCGATCTTCAAGCGTCCATGAAATTGCTTCGGCCCGCGGTCATCTTGCGAGCTAGAAGTTGGGGTGGACGTACCGAGAGTTGTGGTCGCCATGACGATCCTCCTGAGGAAATGAGATTGAGAGGGGCATCCTTACCTGCGTTTGCACGCCTCATCCAAAAGGTATTCAAAATACCACGTGTGAACAAATGTGCATATCACTCTATGGTGTCTCATCGACATCCTCTGTCGATCACCTGAGCCTCCCATCAGTGGGCGACTACAAGATTTAGAGTGTGTATCGTAAAACTACCGCAAAAAGCGACAATGAATCCCGATATTTCCACAACATGTAGTATTCGATGCCATTTTTAATACTAGATGAAGTGATTAGCGAGGAGTGATTCTATCCCTTTGGCTCAACTCGTCAAATAGAATCTTGTGTTTTCTCTAAGTAGCTATCATACCACGGGTTGTGTCTAACGTGAAGTGCTAGCGTAGTGGCGATTAACGAATTGTTAAGACACTTAAGTCGCTACGAGGTAATGATTTGTGGAAATAGTCGACAAACCGGCTCTGTCGATCCGGAAAACGGGCAGTTCTCAAGGAAATCTTGGCGGCTTGATCCGGGCCATTTCCCCACTTTGCGCGAGCCTCCCAAAGTGCCATTTCGAGGATAGGACTCGCTGCCCTACCTCAGGATTTCGTACAGTTCGCCACACCCGTCTCTAATTGATAGGCAAGCGAGTGCGAAACGTTTTTCTATTTCTAACGCTACTCGGGCAAGCGGGCTGTCTCTCCCCGTGCGGACTGCGCTTGGTACCGCCGGAAGACTTACTCATCTACCAACCGGCCGGTCCGCACTCCGAAGAATGGCAGCCACCCGATTTGGAGTACGAAGACGTTCATTTCACAACACCCGATGGTATGCAACTGCACGGTTGGTATTGCCCCGTGGAAAACCCACGAGCCACGCTACTGTTCTGCCACGGGAACGCCGGAAATATCGCCTACCGGTACCCCGACTTGCTGATGCTCACCAAAGAAATGAAAGTGAACGTCTTCGCGTTTGACTATCGCGGCTATGGTCGCAGTGAAGGGATACCCAACGAGAAAGGATTGCTAACGGATGCTCGCGCTGCGCGGCAATGGGTCGCACAGCGTGAACAGATCGACGAAACCGAGATCGTACTCTTCGGTCGTTCCCTGGGAGGCGGCGTGGCCGTTGATCTTGCTGCCAAGGATGGGGCGCGGGCGTTGATTCTCGAAAGCACTTTCACTTCGCTGCCAGAAGTTGCGAACGATCTCTTGCCACTCTCACCCGGCTTACTGATGCTCAGCCGCTTCGACTCGATCAACAAGATCGCCGATTATCAAGAGCCCTTGCTGATCGCCCACGGAACGCAAGATAAGCTGATTCCTTTCGCACATGGCAAGCGGCTTTTTGACGCAGCGAACGAGCCGAAGCAGCTCGTCCCGATCACGGGCGCAGATCACAACTGGACACCTCCACCAGGCTATTTGCAAACGCTTGATGCTTTTCTCGACAAGGTCCCCGCGAAAAGAGAAAGGTCTCAATAGCGATCCAGCAATGATGCGAATACCCTTTGTACTTCTAACTTGCTTGATTGTTACCGGCTGCACCGGCTCGCGCTGGGCGCGAAGCGACCCCGACTACGCGGCCAAGTATCCGCATCACACGGGCAACCTAGCGCGGATGACTAAGCAAGCGATTGATGCCCGGCATGTACGAGGGAAGAGTGGAGGCTATGCGGCGATGGGATTCCGAGGCGACCCGCACGCCTTGGCCGCGGAGGTGGGAGGGTTCGACTATACCGCTTCTTGGCTCGAGATGCGTGGCGGGCTCACGGGTTTGCTCTACGAAGGGAATGTGCCGGTTTCCGGTGGGCTGCTAGGCGCGGCAAGAGTCCAAAGCCCATCACGTTTGGCCCCGTATGCCGGCTTCGGTGCTTATGCGGGCATCTCGCCGGAGACCTCACTTCGCAACGATGGCATCGACAACGACCGCGACGGGTTTGTCGATAACGACGGCGAAAGTGAAAGAGATTTTGTCGCAGCTCTAATCCCTGAAGCGGGCGTGCATCTTTGGCTAACTCCAAAGTGGCGCCTAACGGGATCAGCCAACTACTATGTCACGACTGCGGGCCGCGACAATGATTTTCTGATGTTCACCGTCGGACTATCGCGTATGTCCGATACCAACGAAGCAACTACGCAACGTGGCAGAGCCTTGGAAGCAGATCGTCTCGACTGGGAAGTCGGCTGTGTAGAAAGCGAGGACGAGTTGCGAAGCCGAGAGTACTCCAACGACCAACCGCTGTCGACTCAACCGATCTTTGAAGCACCGCTCCAGAAGCTGCCGCCGGTTGAGTAGCTCCAACGCTGGTTCTAACGGTCATGCCAGTTATTCGGCAGAGTCAGCGAGGCACGCTGTGCTCTCGTTTGACCCTCTCATGACCTAGACTTTAGTTCCTACATCACAGCGAGCGCACATCTGCTCTCTCCTCCCGCTGTGACTCAGGCTTAAGGCCAGAAAGATGGGCGCTGCTGCGCGAAGGGCTATGTCACGAATCAATCTGAATCTCTCCTCGCTGGTGCGTGGTCTGAACTCGCTGGAAAGAGACCTAGCGCAAGTCGGCGAAGTGGGTAAGCTCTTCGGCAGCGCTGCTCAGCCCAACAAAATCGGCAGCTTGCTGGGGCAAGTCGGAGCGACTAACGATGTCTCGGTGAACAACTCAGCTACGGACCAGTCGGGCAGTTTGCTCTCCTCAGCCGCCGCGAACGCACAGTCCGATCTCAGCGAACAACTCAACCAATTGCGAGGGCTTCGCGAGCAACTTGCCAGTGCATTAAGTCAGTCGAGTGTCGACGATCAAGAGTTCGAATCGTTGCTACGCCGCTTCAGCGATGTCTCCGGCAGTCTGCCGAACAGGGCGATTGAGAACTCAAGCGAAACGAGCAGCACGACCGTTACTGGCCAGAACGTCGACCAAGTGACCGACGTCGAAGTCGTACGTATCGACGCAAACACCAGCACCACAATTGAAGGCGAAGTCACCCGCAGTGCCGAGGCCGCCACCATTAGCGTCACCGGAGCCGCTAGCGGCTTAGCCACCGCGACGGGCACGTTCCAAGTCACCGGTAACCGTGGCTCGCAAAGTTTCTCGATTGAAGCGGGTGAGTCACTCAGCGATGTCGCTAGTCGCATCAACGATGCTCGCTTCGCCACCGGCGTGCAAGCCGAAGCCGATGGTGACGAACTGCGACTCACGACCACGGACCTTGGCTCGAATGCCACAGTGGCCTTCAACGTGATCGAGCTGGAAGCCACGCAATCCATCAGTGGTGTGAACTCGGGCCAAATCGAAGGTTTCACGGTCAATTCGACGGCGAGCGGAACGACAACGCTCAGCGGACAGTTCGTTTCCGATTCTCAAAGTGCCGAACTACGATTGATTGGCGCTAGCGGCGGCACGGTCGCAGGCACAGCGACCTTTGATCTCACCGGATCCACGGGCACGGCGTCGTTCTCAGCAACAGAAGGCGAATCGCTTGCCGGCTTAGCCGACCGCGTGAACGCAGAAACCAGAACCACCGGCGTCACCGCGAGCGTCGACGGGAACGAACTGGTGTTCACGAGTACCGATAGCGGCGAAACCGCAAGCGTCACGGTCAGCAACATCGTACGCGATTCTTCGACGAATGTCTCAGGCGTGAACGGCTCGCAGGTCACTGACTTTCAAGTCGGCTCAATCACCGCGAACACGACACGTACCATCAGTGGCTCCATCGACAGCACAGCAACGTCGGCCGTCCTGGTTTACCAGGGCGGAGGGGGCGAGATCGTCAACGACGCCACCTTCGACGTGACAGGCAACGTCGGAACTGCCCAAATCAGCGTCACTGGTGGCGAAACGCTCTCCGCCGCCGCCGATCGAGTCAATCAAGAGACCGCCACAACAGGCGTCACCGCCACCGTCGATGGCGATCAACTCCGATTCAGCAGTGACGATACTGGGAGTGATGCAACGCTCTCGATTCAGCTCGTCGATGTGGAAAGTCAGGTGAGCACCTCGGGCATCAATGCTTCACAGATCAGCAGTTTTTCTGTGGACGCGATTGCTGATAACGGTTCGACGGTATTCTCAGGGACGATCGATCAGGCGGCCAGTAGTGCTGAACTGACTCGGACATTCGGCATCCTGGGCAATGGCTCGAACACCACTTTCGAGCTAACCGGCAGCGAAGGAACCGCGACGATTTCTGTTGGCACTTTTGAAGGCGCGGAAAGCGTCCGCGACAAAATCAATGCAGAGACTTCCAACACGGGAGTAACCGCTTCAGTCAGTGGCAATACCCTAACGATTACCAGCACCGACGTAGGCTCGGCAGCAGCGATCGAAGTGAACGTCACTTCTGGCTCATTCGCTACTACCGGGGGCAACGGTGACGGCACGGCTAATGGTCAAGACGCGCAGGCCACCATCAACGGCCAGGCGCTTACTGCTGCCGGTAACGACTTTACGATCACCGATGGCGGCACGACCGTTTCATTCACCGCAGTGCAAGGTTTCACTGGTACCATCGACGACGTTACCGCGACTGCCGAGGACGGCGACTTTGACCTCAACGGTGGCAATGGCGACGGAACCGCAAACGGTGCCGAAGCAACCGCCACCATCAACGGCCAAGCGCTCACCGCCGCCGCTGGCGGGGTGTTCAGCATTGATGTCGATGGCGACACGTTCACACTGACCGTCGACGAAGCCTTCACGGGCACGCTCGACACGATCACCGTCACTGCAGCAGATGCTGAGTTCAACACGGTTGACGAAAGTAGCAATGCCGCGACTTCCGCAAGTGGTTCCGATGCACAGGCGGTCATCAACGGCGAAACACTCAACTCCACTGACCTTAGTTTTTCATTCAGCGACGAGAACGGATCCTTCAACCTAACATTCGCCGAAGGCTTCACGGGGACATTCGACACGATTACAGTCTCGAACGAAGTCGAAGGGGAACTGACCGCCGAGAGCTCTTCCGCAAGCGGAACAGATGGTGAAGCAACCATCAACGGTGAAACGCTCACTGGCGAAGGTAATCGATTTACTGTCGAAACCAACGATGCCGAAATGGCACTCACCTTCGCGAGTGGATTCACAAGTACGTTCGAGGGGCTCACGATCGAAAACGAGGTCGCGACCGAGGATGCTGATGACTCAGTCAAAGAAGAAGACCTCAATACCATTCTCGGGGCGTTGCTTGCCAGTGATGCTTCGACCCGGCAAGATGCCCTTGAATCGGCGCTAGCCGAAGTCGTCCAACTAGAGAACGCGTTGTTCAATCAGCAAACGCGTGAGCAACAGCAAGCTGAACTGGGCGGTCTGACCGAGCGCCGCTCGTTGCTATCAGAATTCGAGAGCGAGTCCAGCGAGCTTCAACGAGCGGCTATCTTCAGCGAGAGCTTTCGGAAACTCGTCGAAGAGAACCCCCGCATCGCGGAAAACTCGCTTTCTAGCAACGGGATTGACCCTCAGACCGTGCTGAACCTACTGGCGTAGGGTCCGCTGTGCGGACCAAACAAATCGTTGGGTATCGCCGAGGCACGAGGCATACCTGACAAATAATGACCAAATCTCATTGACCAATGACCAATCGCAAGCGGTTGGCGAACGTGCCTTGGTCATTTGGACTTGGTCATTGGGCATTCCAGTAACTGGTATGCCTCGACCCTCGGCGAGACCCTCCAGCAAAGTGCTAGCACCACGAGAAAAACAGCCTGAAACTGATATAGGCAGCCCACCCCCCACCGGGGTAGATTAATGGGGTTCGCAAGAGGCGAACATAAACGCATGTGTGGACGGATCTCCAGTCGGTCTTAGTGATCGTCGCGTGCGTAGCAACGGTCAGGCTACCGATGCTTAAGTTCGCGGTGGGAATTGATGCAGGAGTGAACCTGCAACCATCGTGAAGATGGTCAAGCTTCTTGATGCTGCTTCAAAGCACATCAAGCAGGCTGGAATGGAGATCCAACCATGTTAGTCTTATCGCGCGGTCCTGAAGACCGCATCGTCTTCCCCACGCTGGGGGTGAATGTCGAAATCATTCGTGTTGACGGTAACCGGGTTCGTGTGGGCGTTGACGCGCCACGAGAAATTCCCGTGCTACGTCATGAACTTGTCGACGAAGAAGGCGAGGCAAAACCTCGCAAGCAGTCTAAGAAACAAGACACGAAGAAACAGCCTTCCAACAAAGAAACTCACGATTTGCGCAACCAGCTCAACACGGCTCATCTCGCGCTCGGGCTGGTTGAGAAGCAACTGGAAGCCGGCATGACCGACAAGGCGATGAAAACGCTGCATCGTGCGCTTCGCACTTTCGATCAACTTGAAGAGCACGTTGCTCCTTCCGCCGAAGTTGATTCTGCCAAGCGACGCGCGTTACTGGTCGAAGACGATCAGGGCGAACGGGAACTCCTCGCCGAACTTCTCCGTCTGAGCGGTTTTGAAGTCGATACCGCCGAAGACGGACTTCAAGCGTTAGTCTATCTCTCACGCAGCCGGGCCCCCGATGTCGTTCTCATGGACATCAACATGCCACGGCTTGATGGCGCAAAGACCATCGACACGATCCGAGAGAACCCCGACTTCGCCTCAATGCAAGTCTAT encodes:
- a CDS encoding alpha/beta hydrolase, whose amino-acid sequence is MRNVFLFLTLLGQAGCLSPCGLRLVPPEDLLIYQPAGPHSEEWQPPDLEYEDVHFTTPDGMQLHGWYCPVENPRATLLFCHGNAGNIAYRYPDLLMLTKEMKVNVFAFDYRGYGRSEGIPNEKGLLTDARAARQWVAQREQIDETEIVLFGRSLGGGVAVDLAAKDGARALILESTFTSLPEVANDLLPLSPGLLMLSRFDSINKIADYQEPLLIAHGTQDKLIPFAHGKRLFDAANEPKQLVPITGADHNWTPPPGYLQTLDAFLDKVPAKRERSQ
- a CDS encoding vitamin B12-dependent ribonucleotide reductase, whose product is MATTTLGTSTPTSSSQDDRGPKQFHGRLKIDRDFCPEGVSDPFDTVKWEVRSAAIKDENGGVLFEQTNCEVPDFWSQLATNVICSKYFYGEVGSDEREYSVRQLVHRVTRTITDWGLEDGYFASNEDAERFYRDLSWLCLHQHGAFNSPVWFNVGLFHQYGVKGAKCNWRWDPQTEQVVQPENPYEYPQGSACFIQHVDDNMEDIMELARSEAMLFKFGSGTGTDLSTLRSHREKLAGGGNPSGPLSFMRVYDQIAAVVKSGGKTRRAAKMQSIKVWHPDVMEFIECKWKEEQKAHVLIQKGGYESNFNGEAYSSIMFQNANLSVRLTDDFMQAVEKGESWTTRWVTDNSKEGPTYQAQDIVDRMADCAWHCGDPGVQYDTTINNWHTCPNSGRINASNPCSEYMFLDDTACNLASINLMKFRHEDGTFDAAGFKKACRLFFIAQEILVDHASYPTEDIARNSHLFRPLGLGYSNLGSVLMSNGLAYDSDAGRGVCGAITSLLHGQANLTSAELAEAVGPFEAFEENRDPMLRVMHMHRDAVEKINEECPDYLVDEARNTWEQVLAAGRAHGYRNAQATVLAPTGTISFMMDCDTTGIEPDIALVKYKQLAGGGMLKIVNQTVPKALETLGYDQPEIESILDYIEKEDTIEGASDLHAEHLPVFDCAFTPRNGVRSIPWQAHVTMMAAAQPFLSGAISKTVNMPRDTTPEEIGQAYVDGWKLGLKALAIYRDGSKDSQPLNTGTEADKAKEKEAALAAKPRRERLPDTRDSKTHKFSVAGHEGYITVGMFADGRPGELFITMAKEGSTIGGLMDAFGTAVSMSLQYGVPLEDYVRKFSHMRFEPQGHTKNPDIRIAKSLIDYIFRWLGITFLPGYREASLGLPADPVASGSAGGSPSGSSSNTKDDSETESRPVAKKEGGPKSGQDSTDATATVAHASGVGSSPAKNGSANGTNGHANGSTNGSSNGNGNGSLAGGYSQRLLERAGVLVKDDKPEAKGAMGARSEQFAGFQTDAPSCDNCGSITVRNGNCYLCHNCGNSMGCS
- a CDS encoding flagellin hook IN motif-containing protein, coding for MSRINLNLSSLVRGLNSLERDLAQVGEVGKLFGSAAQPNKIGSLLGQVGATNDVSVNNSATDQSGSLLSSAAANAQSDLSEQLNQLRGLREQLASALSQSSVDDQEFESLLRRFSDVSGSLPNRAIENSSETSSTTVTGQNVDQVTDVEVVRIDANTSTTIEGEVTRSAEAATISVTGAASGLATATGTFQVTGNRGSQSFSIEAGESLSDVASRINDARFATGVQAEADGDELRLTTTDLGSNATVAFNVIELEATQSISGVNSGQIEGFTVNSTASGTTTLSGQFVSDSQSAELRLIGASGGTVAGTATFDLTGSTGTASFSATEGESLAGLADRVNAETRTTGVTASVDGNELVFTSTDSGETASVTVSNIVRDSSTNVSGVNGSQVTDFQVGSITANTTRTISGSIDSTATSAVLVYQGGGGEIVNDATFDVTGNVGTAQISVTGGETLSAAADRVNQETATTGVTATVDGDQLRFSSDDTGSDATLSIQLVDVESQVSTSGINASQISSFSVDAIADNGSTVFSGTIDQAASSAELTRTFGILGNGSNTTFELTGSEGTATISVGTFEGAESVRDKINAETSNTGVTASVSGNTLTITSTDVGSAAAIEVNVTSGSFATTGGNGDGTANGQDAQATINGQALTAAGNDFTITDGGTTVSFTAVQGFTGTIDDVTATAEDGDFDLNGGNGDGTANGAEATATINGQALTAAAGGVFSIDVDGDTFTLTVDEAFTGTLDTITVTAADAEFNTVDESSNAATSASGSDAQAVINGETLNSTDLSFSFSDENGSFNLTFAEGFTGTFDTITVSNEVEGELTAESSSASGTDGEATINGETLTGEGNRFTVETNDAEMALTFASGFTSTFEGLTIENEVATEDADDSVKEEDLNTILGALLASDASTRQDALESALAEVVQLENALFNQQTREQQQAELGGLTERRSLLSEFESESSELQRAAIFSESFRKLVEENPRIAENSLSSNGIDPQTVLNLLA
- a CDS encoding response regulator gives rise to the protein MLVLSRGPEDRIVFPTLGVNVEIIRVDGNRVRVGVDAPREIPVLRHELVDEEGEAKPRKQSKKQDTKKQPSNKETHDLRNQLNTAHLALGLVEKQLEAGMTDKAMKTLHRALRTFDQLEEHVAPSAEVDSAKRRALLVEDDQGERELLAELLRLSGFEVDTAEDGLQALVYLSRSRAPDVVLMDINMPRLDGAKTIDTIRENPDFASMQVYAVTGEDPDTVDVEVGPCGVDGWFQKPYQPRKLLDHLQTQLGMEAKQTLAI